From Anabrus simplex isolate iqAnaSimp1 chromosome 11, ASM4041472v1, whole genome shotgun sequence, a single genomic window includes:
- the LOC136883311 gene encoding multiple coagulation factor deficiency protein 2 homolog produces the protein MLCGDQSFVTGGVVVLLTALLSLVGSQDPRGPHHPRGQVSSHTHYRPQRPASTDVPKLTQDTDLLRDADHIREDLGEWVSKEETKNMSPEELEFHYFKLHDFDNNTKLDGLEILQAIQHTVHNNPELTDSTADPTENTQEDDLVYYIELIDRVLAEDDLDKDGYLSYIEYVVGRQKDENKRQGKYSKS, from the exons GTGGTGTTGTGGTACTGCTGACGGCACTTCTTTCCCTGGTAGGCAGCCAGGATCCAAGGGGCCCTCATCACCCTCGCGGACAGGTGTCTAGTCACACCCATTACCGCCCTCAGCGACCTGCTTCAACCGATGTGCCTAAACTGACCCAAGATACAGACCTCCTCCGAGATGCAGA CCACATACGCGAGGACTTGGGCGAGTGGGTATCTAAAGAAGAGACGAAGAACATGTCACCTGAAGAACTtgaattccattatttcaa GTTACATGACTTTGATAACAACACCAAGTTGGACGGACTCGAAATCCTGCAAGCGATTCAGCACACAGTACATAATAACCCTGAATTAACAGACAGCACTGCAGATCCTACAGAGAACACCCAGGAGGATGACCTAGTCTACTACATCG AGCTCATCGACCGAGTACTGGCAGAGGATGACCTTGATAAAGATGGGTACCTCAGCTATATTGAATACGTTGTTGGTCGTCAAAAAGATGAGAACAAGAGACAAGGCAAGTACAGCAAATCCTAG